In the genome of Thiorhodovibrio winogradskyi, the window GAACTCATGGACATTGAGGGTATGGATAAAGAACGCGCAGCAGCGCTGATTATGAAAGCGCGCGAGCCCTGGTTCGCACACTCGAACCCCGAGCCGGATGTTTCCAATCAGGAGCCGCCGAATTCGGAAGCCACGAATTCGGAAAACCCAATTCCAGAAACCCGGTCGGATCAGGACTAGCCCGCGGAGGTGCGAATGACGAGCGAAGTCACGGTCAGACAGCTGGCCAACACTGTTGGTATCCCCGAAGAGCGGTTGCTCACGCAGCTGCATGAGGCCGGCATTGCCGCTGCCGACGCCGAGGCGACCATCACCGAGCAGGAAAAAGTTCAACTGCTGGGATTTTTGCGGCGCAGCCATGGCAAGCAGGGTGAGGAGGAGACTGCCTCACCCAACCGTGTCACTCTGACGCGCAAGTCGGTGGGCGAGTTGCGCCAGACGCCGGCTGCTCAGCGCCCAGCTGGTGGTTCAAGGCCCACGGTCAGCGCACGCCCGGGTGCCGGGTCGCGGGCTGGTAACAAGTCGGCGAGTAATAAGACGGTGAGTGTCGAAGTTCGGCGCAAGCGGACCTATGTTCGCCGCGGCGAGCCTGAAGGTCCGGCACCCGCCACCCCGCCTGCGACTCTCCGTGGCAGCGAGCGCCAAACGCTCGAGCAGCCAGTTGGTCGGCGTCGAGCCGATAGTGCCGAGCCTGCGCGCGGCGGTAAAATGTCGGGCGGGCGCGATCCAGGCGCCGATGCACGCCGTCGTGCCGAACTCGAAGCGCGCCGTGCCGAGGAGGAATCTCGGCGCCTGGCGGAGCGTGAGGAGCTCGAACGCCAGGAGCGTGCCGCCGAGGCGCGTCGCCGCAGTGCCGAGGAAGAGCGTCGCAGGGCAAACGAGGAAGCACGCCGCCTGGCCGAGGAGCAGGCCGAACAGGCGCGCCTTGCGGTCGAACTCGACGACAGCGTTGAAATTGTCGAGGAGATCCTGGTAACTCCGGAAGAGCGCGAGACTCCTAGCGTGGAGAGCCGCGCGCGCAAGGCGGGCAAGAAAGGCCCTGATCGCGGGGAGAAGGAACGCGGGGATAAGGAACGCGGGGAGAAAGAAAAGGACAAGCTGGCCGACAAGGAAAAACCGGCCAAGAAAGCCGCCCGCAAAGATCCTGGACGGGCGAAACGACTTGACGCTGAAGTCGAGTACGAGGAGGAGACCAGTGACGAGGAGGCGGTTGTCAGCCGCCCGGCGCTGCGCCGCCGCAAGAAACCCGCCAAGGCACAACTCCAGGACAAGCACGGCTTCCAGCGCCCGACCGCACCCGTGGTGCGCGAGGTGGAAATTCCCGAGGCCATTTCGGTCGGCGAGCTTGCTTCACGCATGTCGGTCAAGGCCTCGCAGGTAGTCAAGGAGCTGTTCAAGCAGGGCGTGATGGTCACCATCAACCAACTGCTCGACCGCGATACCGCCACCATTGTGGTTGAGGAAATGGGCCACAAGCCGGTCGAAGCCAAGGACCACGACGTCGAGGACACCCTGCTCGCTTATCTTGAAGCCGAGAACGAAAAGGCCGAGCGGGTGCCGCGCGCCCCGGTCGTCACCATCATGGGCCATGTCGATCATGGCAAGACCTCATTGCTCGATTACATTCGCCGCACCAAGGTCGCCGATGGCGAGGCCGGTGGCATCACTCAGCACATCGGTGCCTATCATGTGACCTCCGAGCGTGGCACCATTTGTTTTCTCGACACCCCGGGTCATGCCGCATTCTCGTCCATGCGCGCGCGCGGTGCCGAGGTGACCGACCTGGTCATTCTGGTGGTCGCGGCCGATGATGGCGTCATGCCACAGACCATTGAGGCCATTCAGCACGCGCGTGCCTCCAAGGTGCCACTGGTGGTCGCCATCAACAAGACGGATAAGCCGGACGCCAATCCCGACCGGGTGATGCAGGAGCTCTCGCAGCACGAGGTGGTCTCCGAGGAATGGGGCGGCGATACCATGATGGTCAAGGTCTCGGCGAAAAGCGGAGACGGCATTGACGACCTGCTCGACGCTGTGTTGCTGCAGGCCGAGGTGCTGGAGCTTGACGCCCCGCTTGGCGGCTCGGTGCATGGCACCATTATCGAGTCGAGCCTCGAGAAAGGCCGCGGTCCGGTGGCGACCGTGCTGGTGCAGTCGGGCACTCTGAAGGCCGGCGATATGATCGTGAGTGGGGCCGAGTACGGCCGCGTGCGCGCCATGTTTGATGAACAGGGTCGCGCGGTGCGGGAAGCGGGTCCCTCCACTCCGGTGCAAATTCTCGGCCTTTCCGCCGCGCCCAACGCTGGTGACGACGTGGTCGGCGTGGCGGACGAAAAACGCGCGCGCGAGGTGGCCGAACTGCGCTCCGCGCGCGAGCGCCAGTCGAAGATCGACGCCCAGGGTGTCGCCAGTCTGGATGCGCTCTTCGGGCAACTCAAGGCCGGTGAGCAAAAGAGTGTCAATCTTATCCTGAAGGCCGATGTGCAGGGCAGTCTCGAGGCCCTCAAGGAAAGTCTGCTCAAGCTCAGCAATGACGAGGTGAAGGTCAGCATTGTGGGCTCGGGTGTCGGTGGCCTGACCGAATCCGATGCCAACCTGGCCGTAACCTCCAACGCCATTTTGCTCGGCTTCAATGTGCGCGCCGATGCCGCGGCACGACGCACAATCGAGGAGAAAGGCCTGGATCTGCGCTATTACTCGGTCATCTACGAGCTGATAGACGATGTCAAAAAGGCCATTTCGGGTCTGCTCAGTCCCATCGTCAGCGAGGAGATCATCGGCCTGGCAACGGTGCGGGATGTCTTCCGCTCGTCCAAGTTTGGCGCCATCGCTGGCTCCATGGTCATTGAGGGCGTGATACGTCGCAATAGCCCGATCCGGGTGCTGCGCGACAATGTCGTGGTCTACGAAGGGGCGCTCGAGTCCCTGCGCCGATTCAAGGACGACGTCTCCGAGGTCAAGGCTGGCACCGAATGCGGTATTGGCGTGAAGAACTACAACGACGTGCAGGTCGGTGACCAGATCGAGGTGTTCGAGCGCACTGAGCGGGCGCGGGAGCTATGAGTGCGCTCCGGCGTTCTCACAGTCGCCAGGTGATGCCGTGACGCGCGACAGCGGTCGGGATTTTCAGCGCAGCGAGCGTGTCGGCGCCGAACTGATGCGCTCGCTCACGGTGATTCTGCGCGAGCAGGTGAAAGACCCCCGGCTCGGCAGTGTGACGGTGCAAGAGGTGCGGGTCAGTCGGGATCTTTCCCACGCCAAGGTTTATTTCACCTGCTTTCCGCTCGATGAGGAATCCGCGGCACGCGAGGCGTTGCTGAATGGCCCTCTGGCCGGCTTTCTGCGCCACGAACTCGCCCGCACCGAGCGCCTGCGTACCATTCCGCAGTTGCACTTCGTCCATGACGAGTCCATCCACCATGGCGAGCAACTCAGCGCCCTGATCGACGAGGCGGTCGCCGGGATTTCGCCAGAGCATCAGGCCGATGCCGACGCGGATACCAGCTCGGATTTGGGTATGGCGCGCCCCCAGAATAGTAGAACAGAATAGTCGAACAGAATAGTCGAACAGAATACCCGAACTGCACACCAGAATTACCATAGCCGACAGTATTTCATGGCACGACGACGTAAACAAGGCCGCAAGGTCGCGGGCATTTTGTTGCTCGACAAGCCCCTTGGGGACACTTCGAATCACGCGCTGCAGCGGGTGAAGCATTTGTTTTTTGCCGCCAAGGCTGGGCATACCGGTAGTCTTGACCCTCTGGCCACTGGCCTGTTGCCGATCTGCCTGGGCCATACCACCAAATTTTCGAGCTTTCTGCTTGATGCGGACAAGCACTATCGAGTGCGGGTGCGCCTGGGCGAGACCACCACCACGGCGGATGCCGAGGGGGAGATTCTCGAGCGCAAGCCGACCGATGGAGTGACCAAGGCGGATGTGCTGGCTTGTCTTGAACGCTTTGTCGGCGACATCGAACAGCTCCCGCCCATGTATTCGGCGGTCAAGCACCAGGGCCAGCGCCTGTACAAGCTTGCGCGCGAGGGACGGGAAGTCGAGCGTCAGCCCCGTACGATTCGTATTCACCGCCTGGAGCTGACGGATGTTGCCCTGCCGGAGATAGAACTCGATGTGCATTGTTCCAAGGGCACCTATGTACGCACCTTGGCCGAGGAAATCGGCGACTGCCTGGGCTGTGGTGGCCATGTTATTGGTTTGAGACGGACTGGCGTCGGTCCCTATATCGAGGGCCAGACCCGCTTTGTCACCATGGATGAGTTGCAAGCCCTGGCCGATGCGGCTCGGGAGGCAGAGGCCGGGGATGGTGACACGCCGCCCTTGCACGAGCGCCTGCAAGGGCTTGACGCCTTATTGCTATCGCTCGACACCGCGCTGGGACACTGTCCGGCAGTGCGCCTGTCCGCCGATGCGGCCTTTTACCTGGCACAGGGGCAACCGGTGCTGGTGCCGCAGGCGCCGACCGAGGGCATGGTCCGACTCTATGACCAGTCGGAGGGTTTTCTTGGGGTGGGCAGTATTCTCGACGACGGTCGGGTGCAGCCAAAGCGACTGGTCTGAAAGCAAACCAGGCGCTTTGTTTGGTCGCGCTATCTATGAGCACTATCTGGGTGCAGGGTTCAAGGCGGTATGAGATTCGACGGAAATCGCCTAAACTGCGCGTCAGAATTCGATGACGCATCATCGCGTCACTGGGCCGGTTTCCCTGAAGTCATTGTTGGGGAAACAGCGGGCTTCGCGCAGCGGAGCATTCGCGGCCAATACTTCAACACTTAAGGAGACACACAATGACAATGACCGCCGAAGATAAAAGCCAGATTATTGCCGAACATGCGCGGGGCGCCAATGATACCGGCTCGCCCGAGGTGCAGGTGGCCCTGCTCACGGCGCGCATCAAGCAGTTGACCGGGCATTTCAACGAGCACAAACATGATCACCATTCCCGCCGTGGTCTGGTTCGCATGGTCAACTCCAGACGCAAGCTGCTGGATTATTTGAAAAGAAAGGACGTCGACCGGTATCGTGCACTGATCCAAACGCTCGGCCTGCGTCGTTAATGGCGCGTCATCCTTGGTGCCGGCCCCAAGCCCCGCGAGCGCGGGCCGGCGTGCCGCGCTGGCCCGTGATTGCCGGGCCCTTGTTGCCGGGTCCTTATGGCCGATCCCTTATTGTCGAGTTGTTACCGGCATGGCAGCCGCCGGTGCGCAGTCAGCCCCCTTTCAGACCTTAACGAGGCTTTTTTCCTGTGACTCATATCATCAAGTCCTTCCAGTACGGCGATCAGACCGTCACCCTCGAAACCGGCGAAATCGCCCGTCAGGCCGATGGCGCCGTCATGGTCAATATGAATGACACCGTGGTGCTGGTCACCGTGGTGATCGACAAACGTGCGACTGTTGAAAAAGACTTTCTGCCGCTGACCGTCGATTATCAGGAAAAAACCTATGCCGCCGGGCGCATCCCAGGCGGCTTTTTTCGGCGTGAAGGTCGCCCGAGCGAGGCCGAGATTCTGACCTCGCGCCTGATCGACCGTCCTATCCGCCCATTGTTCTCCGCTGGCTTTGGTCGTGAGGTGCAAGTGATCGCCACGGTCAAATCGCTCAATCCGGCGGTCAATCCCGAGGTTCCCGCACTCATCGGTGCCTCTGCCGCGCTGGCCATCTCTGGCGCGCCCTTCAATGGACCCATCGGTGCCGCGCGCGTCGGCTACAAGAATGGGGAATACCTGCTGAATCCGGCCATGATCGGCCTGACGCCGGACAGCGATCTCGATCTGGTGGTTGCCGGCACCGAACAAGCCGTGCTGATGGTGGAGTCCGAGGCGCGCGGCCTGTCCGAGGATGTCATGCTCGGGGCTGTGCTCTTTGGTCATGAGCAGATGCAAGTTGTTATCCAGACCATCAAGGAACTGGCTGCCGAGGTCAATAAGCCACCCTTGGAGTGGACCCCGGCGGCGACCGATCCCGAGCTGGCGCAAGCGGTCGCGGCCCAGGCCGCCGATGGCCTGGGCGAGGCCTATCGCATCAAGGACAAGATGGAACGCTACCGCGCGCTCGATCAGGTGCGCAACGCCGTCTATGCCGAGTTGTGCGGAGAGGATGAAAAGTGGCCGCAGCCATTGGTCTATGCCGCGCTTGAGAAGCTCGAGAAAGCAATCGTGCGCGGGCGCATTCTGCGTGGCGAGCCGCGCATTGACGGGCGTGACACCAAGACCGTGCGGCCGATCAGTATTCGCACCGGCGTGTTGCCACGCACCCATGGCTCGGCGCTCTTCACCCGCGGCGAGACCCAGGCGCTGGTGGTGACCACCCTTGGAACCGAGCGTGATTCGCAGATTATCGACGCTCTAGATGGCGAGCGGCGCGAAGCCTTCATGCTGCACTATAATTTTCCGCCTTTCTGCGTGGGCGAGACCGGCCGGGTCGGCAGCCCCAAGCGGCGCGAGATTGGCCATGGACGTCTGGCCAAGCGCGGCGTGCTGGCGGCCATGCCCAGCATCGAGGAATTTCCCTACTCGGTGCGGGTGGTCTCGGAGATTACCGAGTCCAATGGCTCCAGCTCCATGGCCAGCGTTTGCGGCACCAGTTTGTCGCTGATGGACGCGGGCGTGCCCGTGAAAGGCTCCGTGGCTGGCGTGGCCATGGGGCTGATCAAGGAAGGAACGGACTTCGCCGTGCTGACCGACATCATGGGCGACGAGGATCATCTCGGCGACATGGACTTCAAGGTGGCCGGCACCGCCGAGGGCATCAATGCCCTGCAAATGGATATCAAGATCGAGGGCATTACCCGCGAGATCATGCAACAGGCGCTGGCCCAAGCCAAGGATGGGCGCATGCACATTCTCGGCGAGATGAACAAGGTCATTGACCACCATCGCTCCGAGATGTCCGAGCATGCGCCGCGCATCATTGAGTTCAAGATCCATCCGGAAAAAATCCGCGATGTCATCGGCAAGGGCGGCTCCACCATCCGCGCCATCACCGAGGAAACCGGAGCCACCATCGACATCAATGACGAGGGCGTGGTCAAGATTTTCTCGGTGCAGAAATCCGCCGGCGAAGAGGCGAAAAAGCGTGTCCGCCTGATTACCGCCGATGTCGAGGTCGGCAAGATCTACGAAGGCAAGGTCGCGCGTTTGATGGACTTTGGCGCCTTTGTGACCATCCTGCCGGGACGCGATGGCCTGGTGCACATCTCCCAGATCTGCGAAGAGCGGGTGCAGAGCGTCAGCGACAAGCTCTCCGAGGGCGACCATGTGCGGGTCAAGGTGCTGGAGGTCGACAAGCAGGGCCGCATTCGTCTGAGCATGAAGGCGCTGACCGACGAGGAACGCGCGGCACCGGTTGAGTAGTGGGCAGTGCTCCGGCGACTTTCCAGGTGTTTAGGGCGGCTGGTTCCGCGTTTACAGGAACCTTGAGCGCGACTCCATCTAGCCAGCAACCAGTTCGTCCGCTCTGGCGGCCCTGGCACTGGCTGCCGCTGTTGCTGGGTTTGGCCGCGCTCATCCATGGCGGTTTGTTGCTGCACGGCATGGCAGCTGGGGTAGATGTTTCCTCTGAGCGTCTTGGGGACTTGCCCCTGATGCTTTACCTGCCGCAACTGGATGCTTCATCCCAAAGCACGGCCCAACCGACAGTCGTTATCGCGCACGGCTTTGCTGGTTCACATCAGCTGATGCGCTCCTTTGCGTTGAACCTGGCGCGTAACGGCTATGTGGTGGTGAGCTTGGATTTTCCTGGTCACGGCGACCATCGGGCACCGCTTGGCGGAAATCTGGGGTCTCCGGAGCGCTTAACCTCGTTGCTCGATGCCCTGAGCGGGGCCGTTGCCTTCGCGCAAGGGCAAAATCCCAATGCGGGGCTCGCC includes:
- the pnp gene encoding polyribonucleotide nucleotidyltransferase, which gives rise to MTHIIKSFQYGDQTVTLETGEIARQADGAVMVNMNDTVVLVTVVIDKRATVEKDFLPLTVDYQEKTYAAGRIPGGFFRREGRPSEAEILTSRLIDRPIRPLFSAGFGREVQVIATVKSLNPAVNPEVPALIGASAALAISGAPFNGPIGAARVGYKNGEYLLNPAMIGLTPDSDLDLVVAGTEQAVLMVESEARGLSEDVMLGAVLFGHEQMQVVIQTIKELAAEVNKPPLEWTPAATDPELAQAVAAQAADGLGEAYRIKDKMERYRALDQVRNAVYAELCGEDEKWPQPLVYAALEKLEKAIVRGRILRGEPRIDGRDTKTVRPISIRTGVLPRTHGSALFTRGETQALVVTTLGTERDSQIIDALDGERREAFMLHYNFPPFCVGETGRVGSPKRREIGHGRLAKRGVLAAMPSIEEFPYSVRVVSEITESNGSSSMASVCGTSLSLMDAGVPVKGSVAGVAMGLIKEGTDFAVLTDIMGDEDHLGDMDFKVAGTAEGINALQMDIKIEGITREIMQQALAQAKDGRMHILGEMNKVIDHHRSEMSEHAPRIIEFKIHPEKIRDVIGKGGSTIRAITEETGATIDINDEGVVKIFSVQKSAGEEAKKRVRLITADVEVGKIYEGKVARLMDFGAFVTILPGRDGLVHISQICEERVQSVSDKLSEGDHVRVKVLEVDKQGRIRLSMKALTDEERAAPVE
- the truB gene encoding tRNA pseudouridine(55) synthase TruB, which encodes MARRRKQGRKVAGILLLDKPLGDTSNHALQRVKHLFFAAKAGHTGSLDPLATGLLPICLGHTTKFSSFLLDADKHYRVRVRLGETTTTADAEGEILERKPTDGVTKADVLACLERFVGDIEQLPPMYSAVKHQGQRLYKLAREGREVERQPRTIRIHRLELTDVALPEIELDVHCSKGTYVRTLAEEIGDCLGCGGHVIGLRRTGVGPYIEGQTRFVTMDELQALADAAREAEAGDGDTPPLHERLQGLDALLLSLDTALGHCPAVRLSADAAFYLAQGQPVLVPQAPTEGMVRLYDQSEGFLGVGSILDDGRVQPKRLV
- the rbfA gene encoding 30S ribosome-binding factor RbfA, which codes for MTRDSGRDFQRSERVGAELMRSLTVILREQVKDPRLGSVTVQEVRVSRDLSHAKVYFTCFPLDEESAAREALLNGPLAGFLRHELARTERLRTIPQLHFVHDESIHHGEQLSALIDEAVAGISPEHQADADADTSSDLGMARPQNSRTE
- the rpsO gene encoding 30S ribosomal protein S15, which encodes MTMTAEDKSQIIAEHARGANDTGSPEVQVALLTARIKQLTGHFNEHKHDHHSRRGLVRMVNSRRKLLDYLKRKDVDRYRALIQTLGLRR
- the infB gene encoding translation initiation factor IF-2, which produces MTSEVTVRQLANTVGIPEERLLTQLHEAGIAAADAEATITEQEKVQLLGFLRRSHGKQGEEETASPNRVTLTRKSVGELRQTPAAQRPAGGSRPTVSARPGAGSRAGNKSASNKTVSVEVRRKRTYVRRGEPEGPAPATPPATLRGSERQTLEQPVGRRRADSAEPARGGKMSGGRDPGADARRRAELEARRAEEESRRLAEREELERQERAAEARRRSAEEERRRANEEARRLAEEQAEQARLAVELDDSVEIVEEILVTPEERETPSVESRARKAGKKGPDRGEKERGDKERGEKEKDKLADKEKPAKKAARKDPGRAKRLDAEVEYEEETSDEEAVVSRPALRRRKKPAKAQLQDKHGFQRPTAPVVREVEIPEAISVGELASRMSVKASQVVKELFKQGVMVTINQLLDRDTATIVVEEMGHKPVEAKDHDVEDTLLAYLEAENEKAERVPRAPVVTIMGHVDHGKTSLLDYIRRTKVADGEAGGITQHIGAYHVTSERGTICFLDTPGHAAFSSMRARGAEVTDLVILVVAADDGVMPQTIEAIQHARASKVPLVVAINKTDKPDANPDRVMQELSQHEVVSEEWGGDTMMVKVSAKSGDGIDDLLDAVLLQAEVLELDAPLGGSVHGTIIESSLEKGRGPVATVLVQSGTLKAGDMIVSGAEYGRVRAMFDEQGRAVREAGPSTPVQILGLSAAPNAGDDVVGVADEKRAREVAELRSARERQSKIDAQGVASLDALFGQLKAGEQKSVNLILKADVQGSLEALKESLLKLSNDEVKVSIVGSGVGGLTESDANLAVTSNAILLGFNVRADAAARRTIEEKGLDLRYYSVIYELIDDVKKAISGLLSPIVSEEIIGLATVRDVFRSSKFGAIAGSMVIEGVIRRNSPIRVLRDNVVVYEGALESLRRFKDDVSEVKAGTECGIGVKNYNDVQVGDQIEVFERTERAREL